From Panthera uncia isolate 11264 chromosome E1, Puncia_PCG_1.0, whole genome shotgun sequence, one genomic window encodes:
- the MRPS34 gene encoding 28S ribosomal protein S34, mitochondrial encodes MARKKLRPRLIAELARRVRALREQRERPRDSQRYALDYGTLTRPHSGRRLPARAWADVRRESSLLQLLSRLPLFGLGRLVTRKSWLWQHDEPCYWRLTRVRPDYTAQNLEHGKAWGILTFKGHTESEAREIAQVMHHDWRLVPKHEEAAFTAVTPAPPEDAQCRVPYPPLLRAMILAERRKSGDTSTEEPMLNLERTREHPWDYPAKQEAKKRAKAAAV; translated from the exons ATGGCGCGGAAGAAGTTGCGGCCGCGGCTCATCGCCGAGCTGGCCCGTCGCGTGCGGGCCCTGCGGGAGCAACGGGAGCGGCCGCGCGACTCGCAGCGCTATGCGCTGGACTACGGGACGCTGACGCGGCCGCACTCGGGCCGCCGGCTGCCCGCGCGCGCCTGGGCCGACGTGCGCCGCGAGAGCAGCCTGCTGCAGCTGCTCAGTCGCCTGCCGCTCTTCGGCCTGGGCCGCCTCGTGACGCGCAAGTCCTGGCTGTGGCAGCACGACGAGCCGTGCTACTGGCGCCTCACGCGCGTGCGGCCCGACTACACGGCGCAG AACTTGGAGCACGGCAAGGCCTGGGGCATCCTGACCTTCAAAG GACACACGGAGAGCGAGGCCCGGGAGATCGCGCAGGTCATGCACCACGACTGGCGGCTGGTGCCCAAGCACGAGGAGGCGGCCTTCACGGCTGTCACGCCGGCACCGCCCGAGGACGCTCAGTGCCGCGTGCCCTACCCGCCGCTCCTCCGGGCCATGATTCTAGCGGAGCGACGGAAGAGCGGGGACACCAGCACCGAGGAGCCCATGCTGAATCTCGAGAGGACGCGAGAGCATCCCTGGGACTACCCTGCGAAACAGGAGGCGAAGAAAAGGGCCAAGGCCGCTGCGGTGTAA
- the EME2 gene encoding probable crossover junction endonuclease EME2 — protein sequence MSRGRNFFRAMVRAPPTGSRSAAAGSGRCPAQRRPGSAGSQLEAGPAMSRTDAGRAGSSRRGGCLRRPPTWEVSDSDAEGPAGAEEGARVPGSAEERRAAAKALRPEQALRRVAVRVDPAVLEDAGAGILLEALSTLGCEYQVETQRLARSLRWTRAKPDSCPRTVPSEVWDAGEQQDFLLLLEPEEFLQGVNQLTQTCGPPCSVPWISPEGSASPHVAVIGLDAYLWSHQPSNIHQTRQPETAAVARTAVALSWPRVEEALVLLQLWAHLDVLLVASWQDLSRHVCAFTKAFAQRPLKCVTATLTGGCSWEGGQECLERQYRESRAFSFCVAGRWAGGERVARDGTGLRGVWWRQIRQFNRVSPAVADAIVTAFPSPRLLQQAYRTCNTEQERTALLADLPVKTGDGARPRRVGPDLARRICLFLTTTSPELLLDLGS from the exons ATGAGCCGCGGCCGCAACTTCTTCCGCGCCATGGTCCGCGCCCCGCCGACCGGAAGCCGCTCCGCCGCCGCCGGAAGCGGCCGGTGTCCCGCGCAAAGGCGTCCGGGCTCGGCCGGAAGTCAGTTGGAGGCCGGGCCGGCCATGTCGCGGACGGAtgcggggagggcggggagctCGCGCCGGGGCGGGTGTCTGCGGCGTCCCCCGACATGGGAGGTCTCGGACTCGGACGCCGAGGGCCCCGCGGGCGCGGAGGAGGGTGCGAGGGTGCCCGGCTCGGCAGAGGAGCGCAGGGCGGCGGCCAAGGCGCTGCGGCCCGAGCAGGCCCTGCGGCGCGTGGCGGTGCGCGTGGACCCAG CCGTTCTGGAAGATGCTGGTGCTGGCATCCTGCTGGAGGCCCTGAGCACTCTGGGCTGTGAGTACCAAGTGGAAACCCAGCGCCTGGCCCGGAGCCTCAGGTGGACCAGAGCAAAGCCGGATTCTTGCCCCCGCACC GTGCCTTCTGAGGTGTGGGACGCGGGTGAACAACAGGATTTCCTACTGCTCCTGGAGCCTGAGGAGTTTCTGCAGGGCGTCAACCAGCTGACCCAG ACCTGTGGCCCACCCTGCTCGGTACCGTGGATCTCTCCTGAGGGCTCCGCCAGCCCCCACGTAGCCGTCATTGGGCTGGATGCCTACCTGTG GTCTCACCAGCCCAGCAACATCCACCAGACGAGGCAGCCGGAGACTGCAGCAGTGGCCCGTACGGCAGTGGCACTCAGCTGGCCCAGGGTGGAGGAG GCCCTGGTGCTCCTGCAGCTCTGGGCACACCTGGATGTGCTGCTGGTGGCCTCCTGGCAGGACCTGAGTCGGCACGTGTGCGCGTTCACCAAGGCCTTCGCGCAGCGCCCCCTCAAGTGCGTGACCGCCACCCTGACTGGTGGCTGCAGCTGGGAGGGGGGACAGGAGTGCCTGGAGAG GCAGTACCGGGAGTCCCGTGCCTTTTCCTTCTGTGTGGCTGGACGCTGGGCAGGGGGTGAGCGAGTGGCAAGAGATGGCACAGGGCTTCGGGGGGTCTGGTGGCGGCAGATCAGGCAGTTCAACCGGGTCAGCCCGGCCGTGGCCGATGCTATTGTCaccgccttcccctccccccgccttctGCAGCAG GCCTACAGGACCTGCAACACAGAGCAGGAGCGCACGGCCCTCCTGGCTGACCTCCCCGTGAAGACGGGCGATGGTGCGCGGCCCCGCAGGGTGGGCCCTGACCTTGCCCGCCGCATCTGCCTCTTCTTGACCACGACCAGTCCTGAGCTCCTGCTGGACCTGGGCTCCTGA
- the NME3 gene encoding nucleoside diphosphate kinase 3 isoform X2, translating into MICLVLTVLAHLFPAACAGVHERTFLAVKPDGVQRRLVGEIVRRFERKGFKLVALKLVQASEELLREHYAELRERPFYGRLVDYMGSGPVVAMVWQGLDVVRASRALIGATDPADALPGTIRGDFCVEVGKNVIHGSDSVESARREIALWFRGEELLCWEDSAGHWLYE; encoded by the exons ATGATCTGCCTGGTGCTGACGGTGCTGGCCCACCTCTTCCCGGCGG CCTGCGCCGGCGTGCACGAGCGCACCTTCCTGGCCGTGAAGCCCGACGGCGTGCAGCGGCGGCTCGTGGGCGAGATCGTGCGGCGCTTCGAGAGGAAAGGCTTCAAGCTGGTGGCGCTGAAGCTGGTGCAG GCCTCGGAGGAACTGCTGCGTGAGCACTACGCCGAACTGCGCGAGCGCCCCTTCTACGGCCGCCTGGTGGACTACATGGGCTCGGGGCCGGTGGTGGCTATG GTGTGGCAGGGGCTGGACGTGGTGCGCGCCTCGCGGGCCCTCATCGGGGCCACGGACCCGGCCGACGCGTTGCCCGGCACCATCCGCGGGGACTTCTGCGTCGAGGTTGGCAA GAACGTGATCCACGGCAGCGACTCGGTGGAGAGCGCCCGCCGCGAGATCGCCCTCTGGTTCCGCGGCGAGGAGCTGCTGTGCTGGGAGGACAGCGCCGGGCACTGGCTGTACGAGTAG
- the SPSB3 gene encoding SPRY domain-containing SOCS box protein 3 isoform X2 encodes MARRPRSSTAWHFVLSAARRDADARAVALAGSANWGYDSDGQHSDSDSDPESSALPPPIPSAVPVTGESFCDCDSPSEASFCNSLHVAHRGKDCRCGEEDEHFDWVWDDLNKSSATLLSCDNRKVNFHTEYSCGTAAIRGTKELGEGQHFWEIKMTSPVYGTDMMVGIGTSDVDLDKYHHTFCSLLGRDEDSWGLSYTGLLHHKGDKMSFSSRFGQGSIIGVHLDTWHGTLTFFKNRKCIGVAATKLQNKKFYPMVCSTAAKSSMKVIRSCASVTSLQFLCCYRLRQLRPDSGDTLEGLPLPPGLKQVLRHKLGWVLSMSCGRHKPPAPSPKADPSGPETRRCQRKRCRRT; translated from the exons ATGGCCAGGCGTCCTCGCAGCAGCACAGCTTGGCATTTCGTCCTGAGTGCAGCCCGCCGAGATGCGGATGCCCGGGCCGTGGCTCTGGCGGGGAGCGCTAACTGGGGCTACGACTCAGATGGGCAG CACAGTGACTCTGACTCGGACCCTGAGTCCTCGGCCCTGCCGCCACCCATCCCCAGCGCCGTGCCCGTGACCGGGGAGTCCTTCTGTGACTGTGACAGTCCGAGCGAGGCCTCCTTCTGCAACAGCCTGCACGTGGCACACCGGGGCAAGGATTGTCGCTGCGGCGAGGAAGATGAGC ATTTTGACTGGGTGTGGGATGACCTGAATAAGTCTTCGGCCACCCTGCTGAGCTGTGACAACCGCAAGGTCAACTTCCACACGGAGTACAGCTGCGGCACGGCAGCCATCCGGGGCACcaaggagctgggggagggccaGCATTTCTGGGAGATCAAGATGACCTCTCCCGTCTATGGCACCGACATG ATGGTGGGCATCGGGACATCAGACGTGGATCTGGACAAGTATCACCACACATTCTGCAGCCTGCTCGGCAGGGACGAGGACAGCTGGGGCCTCTCCTATACGG ggctcctCCACCACAAGGGCGACAAGATGAGCTTCTCGTCGAGATTCGGCCAGGGCTCCATCATTGGTGTGCACCTGGACACCTGGCACGGCACGTTGACCTTCTTCAAGAACAGGAAGTGCATAG GCGTGGCGGCCACCAAGCTGCAGAACAAGAAGTTCTACCCGATGGTGTGCTCCACCGCGGCCAAGAGCAGCATGAAGGTGATCCGCTCGTGCGCCAGCGTCACGTCCCTGCAGTTCCTGTGCTGCTACCGCCTGCGCCAGCTGCGGCCCGACTCCGGGGACACGCTGGAGGGTCTGCCCCTGCCGCCCGGCCTGAAGCAGGTGCTGCGCCACAAGCTGGGCTGGGTCCTGAGCATGAGCTGTGGCCGCCACAAGCCCCCCGCGCCCTCGCCCAAGGCCGATCCCAGCGGCCCTGAGACCCGGCGCTGCCAGAGGAAGCGCTGCCGACGGACCTAA
- the NME3 gene encoding nucleoside diphosphate kinase 3 isoform X1, which yields MICLVLTVLAHLFPAACAGVHERTFLAVKPDGVQRRLVGEIVRRFERKGFKLVALKLVQASEELLREHYAELRERPFYGRLVDYMGSGPVVAMVWQGLDVVRASRALIGATDPADALPGTIRGDFCVEERDPRQRLGGERPPRDRPLVPRRGAAVLGGQRRALAVRVALPAGPRGRPVCDPPGNALGPALRLAGTSVYNKVKCLCSRRSGPRDTELRVKTFITYRADTWVCLQGQSLRRMSAQPLPPAAPTQLAPESLHGLWEQTRD from the exons ATGATCTGCCTGGTGCTGACGGTGCTGGCCCACCTCTTCCCGGCGG CCTGCGCCGGCGTGCACGAGCGCACCTTCCTGGCCGTGAAGCCCGACGGCGTGCAGCGGCGGCTCGTGGGCGAGATCGTGCGGCGCTTCGAGAGGAAAGGCTTCAAGCTGGTGGCGCTGAAGCTGGTGCAG GCCTCGGAGGAACTGCTGCGTGAGCACTACGCCGAACTGCGCGAGCGCCCCTTCTACGGCCGCCTGGTGGACTACATGGGCTCGGGGCCGGTGGTGGCTATG GTGTGGCAGGGGCTGGACGTGGTGCGCGCCTCGCGGGCCCTCATCGGGGCCACGGACCCGGCCGACGCGTTGCCCGGCACCATCCGCGGGGACTTCTGCGTCGAG GAACGTGATCCACGGCAGCGACTCGGTGGAGAGCGCCCGCCGCGAGATCGCCCTCTGGTTCCGCGGCGAGGAGCTGCTGTGCTGGGAGGACAGCGCCGGGCACTGGCTGTACGAGTAGCCCTGCCCGCGGGCCCCAGGGGCCGTCCGGTTTGCGACCCGCCTGGAAACGCACTCGGGCCAGCGCTGAGGCTGGCCGGCACCTCTGTTTACAATAAAGTGAAGTGCTTATGCTCACGTCGGTCTGGGCCCAGGGACACAGAGCTACGTGTTAAGACATTTATTACATACAGAGCAGATACGTGGGTTTGCTTGCAGGGCCAAAGCCTGAGGAGAATGTccgcccagcccctccccccagccgcACCCACCCAGCTAGCCCCCGAGTCACTGCACGGCCTGTGGGAACAGACAAGGGACTGA
- the NUBP2 gene encoding LOW QUALITY PROTEIN: cytosolic Fe-S cluster assembly factor NUBP2 (The sequence of the model RefSeq protein was modified relative to this genomic sequence to represent the inferred CDS: deleted 1 base in 1 codon) codes for MEAAAEAGNLAGVQHIILVLSGKGGVGKSTISTELALALRHAGKKVGILDVDLCGPSIPRMLRAQGRAVHQCDGGWVPVYVDQEQSICLMSVGFLLENPDEAVVWRGPKKNALIKQFVSDVAWGQLDYLVVDTPPGTSDEHMATVDALRPYGPLGALVVTTPQAVSVGDVRRELTFCRKTGLRVLGVVENMSGFVCPHCAECTSVFSRGGGEELASHAGVPFLGSVPLDPELTKSLEEGRDFIQEFPESPAFPALLSVAQKVLTEAPARVP; via the exons ATGGAGGCGGCGGCGG AGGCTGGAAACCTGGCAGGCGTCCAGCACATCATCCTCGTCCTCTCAGGAAAG GGGGGGGTCGGGAAAAGCACCATCTCCACGGAGCTGGCCTTGGCCCTGCGCCATGCAGGCAAGAAG GTGGGGATCCTCGACGTGGACCTGTGTGGTCCCAGCATCCCCCGCATGCTTCGGGCACAGGGCAGGGCCGTGCACCAGTGTGACGGCGGCTGGGTGCCCGTCTACGTGGACCAGGAGCAGAGCATCTGCCTCATGTCCGTGGGTTTTCTGCTGGAGAACCCCGACGAGGCCGTGGTGTGGAGGGGGCCCAAGAAGAATG CGCTGATAAAGCAGTTCGTGTCGGACGTGGCCTGGGGGCAGCTGGACTACCTGGTTGTAGACACGCCACCGGGGACGTCTGATGAGCACATGGCCACCGTGGACGCCCTGCGTCCCTACGGTCCCCTGGGGGCCCTCGTGGTCACCACACCCCAG GCGGTGTCCGTGGGGGACGTGAGGCGGGAGCTGACCTTCTGTAGGAAAACGGGGCTGCGGGTGCTCGGGGTGGTGGAGAACATGAGCGGTTTCGTCTGCCCACACTGCGCG GAGTGCACCAGCGTCTTCTcccggggaggcggggaggagcTGGCCAGTCACGCCGGAGTCCCCTTCCTGG GCTCTGTGCCCCTGGACCCAGAGCTCACTAAGAGCCTAGAGGAGGGTCGAGACTTCATCCAGGAATTTCCTGAGAGCCCAGCCTTCCCTGCGCTCCTGTCTGTAGCCCAGAAAGTTCTGACCGAGGCGCCTGCTCGCGTCCCCTGA
- the SPSB3 gene encoding SPRY domain-containing SOCS box protein 3 isoform X1: MARRPRSSTAWHFVLSAARRDADARAVALAGSANWGYDSDGQHSDSDSDPESSALPPPIPSAVPVTGESFCDCDSPSEASFCNSLHVAHRGKDCRCGEEDEHFDWVWDDLNKSSATLLSCDNRKVNFHTEYSCGTAAIRGTKELGEGQHFWEIKMTSPVYGTDMMVGIGTSDVDLDKYHHTFCSLLGRDEDSWGLSYTGLLHHKGDKMSFSSRFGQGSIIGVHLDTWHGTLTFFKNRKCIGEGGWARAPGAGSWSPRPSTPGSPKGCPHRSLRRRDPRRESRQGGPCPRMPSGHTQPPQRARAQAVLPAPAGVAATKLQNKKFYPMVCSTAAKSSMKVIRSCASVTSLQFLCCYRLRQLRPDSGDTLEGLPLPPGLKQVLRHKLGWVLSMSCGRHKPPAPSPKADPSGPETRRCQRKRCRRT; encoded by the exons ATGGCCAGGCGTCCTCGCAGCAGCACAGCTTGGCATTTCGTCCTGAGTGCAGCCCGCCGAGATGCGGATGCCCGGGCCGTGGCTCTGGCGGGGAGCGCTAACTGGGGCTACGACTCAGATGGGCAG CACAGTGACTCTGACTCGGACCCTGAGTCCTCGGCCCTGCCGCCACCCATCCCCAGCGCCGTGCCCGTGACCGGGGAGTCCTTCTGTGACTGTGACAGTCCGAGCGAGGCCTCCTTCTGCAACAGCCTGCACGTGGCACACCGGGGCAAGGATTGTCGCTGCGGCGAGGAAGATGAGC ATTTTGACTGGGTGTGGGATGACCTGAATAAGTCTTCGGCCACCCTGCTGAGCTGTGACAACCGCAAGGTCAACTTCCACACGGAGTACAGCTGCGGCACGGCAGCCATCCGGGGCACcaaggagctgggggagggccaGCATTTCTGGGAGATCAAGATGACCTCTCCCGTCTATGGCACCGACATG ATGGTGGGCATCGGGACATCAGACGTGGATCTGGACAAGTATCACCACACATTCTGCAGCCTGCTCGGCAGGGACGAGGACAGCTGGGGCCTCTCCTATACGG ggctcctCCACCACAAGGGCGACAAGATGAGCTTCTCGTCGAGATTCGGCCAGGGCTCCATCATTGGTGTGCACCTGGACACCTGGCACGGCACGTTGACCTTCTTCAAGAACAGGAAGTGCATAGGTGAGGGCGGCTGGGCCCGGGCCCCCGGGGCCGGCAGCTGGAGCCCCAGGCCAAGcaccccaggctccccaaagggCTGTCCTCACAGAAGCCTGAGGCGCCGGGATCCCCGGCGCGAGAGTCGTCAGGGAGGTCCGTGTCCTCGGATGCCGTCGGGGCACACGCAGCCCCCGCAGCGGGCCAGAGCTCAGGCTGTGCTCCCTGCTCCCGCAGGCGTGGCGGCCACCAAGCTGCAGAACAAGAAGTTCTACCCGATGGTGTGCTCCACCGCGGCCAAGAGCAGCATGAAGGTGATCCGCTCGTGCGCCAGCGTCACGTCCCTGCAGTTCCTGTGCTGCTACCGCCTGCGCCAGCTGCGGCCCGACTCCGGGGACACGCTGGAGGGTCTGCCCCTGCCGCCCGGCCTGAAGCAGGTGCTGCGCCACAAGCTGGGCTGGGTCCTGAGCATGAGCTGTGGCCGCCACAAGCCCCCCGCGCCCTCGCCCAAGGCCGATCCCAGCGGCCCTGAGACCCGGCGCTGCCAGAGGAAGCGCTGCCGACGGACCTAA